From the Streptomyces nigrescens genome, one window contains:
- a CDS encoding ABC transporter substrate-binding protein, with protein sequence MRRRLDRTAGRATTVVAATAVLGLVLAGCGGGSGGGTKDEGSGGGKGGSTAPTVQLPSLKGQKLQVTAVWTGPERENFGKVLDEFEKRTGATVDFVPSGDDMAGFIGSKVAGGGPPDIAMLQQVGVLKEFAQKGWLKPLGASAKAQLAKNYAKAWRDLGAHKGTPYGVYFKASNKSLVWYNAQAFDNAGAHEPKTWPDFVKAAEVIAESGVEPVSVGGSDGWTLTDWFENIYLSQAGPEKYDQLAQHKIKWTDPTVKRALTTLGQLFGRKDLLAGGNSGALQTDFPTSVTQTFSGGDTPKAAMVSSADFAAANITQTKARVGTDAKVFPFPAVGAKSPVVTGGDVAVALKDTKAAQALLAFLASTDAAKIWAQAGGFISPNKELDQAAYADAVMREIAKALVAAGDDFRFDMSDQAPASFGGKPGQGEWKDLQDFLKNPKDIAGTQAQLEKDAAASFGH encoded by the coding sequence ATGCGCAGACGACTCGACCGGACGGCTGGACGCGCCACGACCGTGGTGGCGGCGACCGCGGTACTCGGGCTGGTGCTGGCCGGCTGCGGGGGCGGCAGCGGCGGTGGCACGAAGGACGAGGGGAGCGGCGGCGGCAAGGGCGGCAGTACCGCCCCCACGGTGCAGCTGCCCTCGCTCAAGGGCCAGAAGTTGCAGGTCACCGCGGTGTGGACGGGGCCCGAACGGGAGAACTTCGGCAAGGTGCTGGACGAGTTCGAGAAGCGTACCGGCGCCACGGTCGACTTCGTGCCCAGTGGTGACGACATGGCGGGCTTCATCGGGTCCAAGGTCGCCGGTGGCGGCCCGCCGGACATTGCGATGCTCCAACAGGTCGGTGTGCTCAAGGAGTTCGCGCAGAAGGGCTGGCTCAAGCCGCTGGGTGCGAGCGCCAAGGCGCAGCTTGCCAAGAACTATGCGAAGGCCTGGCGGGATCTCGGCGCTCACAAGGGCACCCCGTACGGCGTGTACTTCAAGGCCAGTAACAAGTCGTTGGTCTGGTACAACGCCCAGGCGTTCGACAACGCGGGTGCCCATGAGCCGAAGACCTGGCCGGACTTCGTCAAGGCGGCGGAGGTCATCGCCGAGTCGGGCGTGGAGCCGGTCTCGGTGGGGGGTTCGGACGGCTGGACGCTGACGGACTGGTTCGAGAACATCTATCTCTCGCAGGCGGGCCCGGAGAAGTACGACCAGCTGGCGCAGCACAAGATCAAGTGGACCGACCCGACGGTCAAGCGGGCGCTGACCACGCTCGGGCAGCTCTTCGGCCGTAAGGATCTGCTGGCGGGCGGCAACTCCGGTGCGCTGCAGACGGACTTCCCGACGTCGGTGACCCAGACCTTCAGCGGTGGTGACACCCCCAAGGCCGCGATGGTCTCCTCGGCCGACTTCGCCGCCGCCAACATCACCCAGACCAAGGCCAGGGTCGGTACGGACGCCAAGGTGTTCCCGTTCCCGGCGGTGGGCGCGAAGTCCCCGGTGGTGACCGGCGGCGATGTGGCGGTGGCCCTCAAGGACACCAAGGCCGCGCAGGCGCTGCTGGCGTTCCTGGCGTCGACGGACGCCGCCAAGATCTGGGCGCAGGCGGGCGGGTTCATCTCGCCCAACAAGGAGCTCGACCAGGCGGCGTACGCCGATGCGGTGATGCGCGAGATCGCCAAGGCGCTGGTCGCGGCGGGCGACGACTTCCGCTTCGACATGTCCGACCAGGCGCCCGCCTCGTTCGGCGGCAAGCCGGGCCAGGGCGAGTGGAAGGACCTGCAGGACTTCCTGAAGAACCCCAAGGACATCGCGGGTACGCAGGCGCAGCTGGAGAAGGACGCCGCCGCGTCGTTCGGGCACTGA
- a CDS encoding FtsK/SpoIIIE domain-containing protein, whose product MQIRLTVLGPRSGHTTRACDVLVTAPAGTALAAVAGSLAASVAGSGADVGGAGGGSGPVVLYAGSERLDPQRAAIGEPPLIDGAVLSLQSPGPAPAHGLPHGSARLRIISGPDAGGVHLLHGGQIRIGRSADADVPLDDPDVSRLHCAVTVEPDGSVSVADLHSTNGTAVDGTDLDERPAPLRPGTLLRIGESALRLQSAPGAPDPALATAPDGEGHLRITPGTADSVTAGRAEEYRTDGAAGPHGATVATAGAYSGAGAYAQVAGGASAPLTAPPPAQAPAAPGRRDTPLRGTPTGYGATASGAPAPGPGSPRAAGTPFPDASTGHVYDRTTDDGTPSAGWGPGVREPAGGFADAAQQRTHGGQQALVPADEVPRKGGRRGGIGAWARRLAGGRPAVERPDEAFAAEYAPAGDPAAARANAPGGARSAEGPSGPAAEERWPDAAAILLTALGPGPRLWERGPDHPDALTVRLGTAARSGGRAAVPVTVELRRAGSLGLAGPRARLTGLARCALAQLAALHSPATLDIVLISTDRARPAEERVADWSWLGWLPQVRPDRGQDCRLLLAYDTDQAQARATELVRRLDDGPLGPGWAEAERAEIAAAAARHQGPYTLVIVDGDPGTSALRETTARLAAAGPAAGIHLLCLAETPAASPAFPLAATYEAARKASPAFGECGAVAVLSGDVATALRVVQPGSGPNGTVATVDAVSGAWAERFARALAPLRETDPTATAGGGAAMRAAVPLPDTARLLDELGLARATPASLMARWAAALDTDRPGAAAVLGAGPHGPLCADLAADGSHLLLEGAAATGKTELLRSLAASLAAADRPDLLSLVLVDGGGSERGEGLRVCTDLPHVTTYLAASDPVRMREFAQALSSELKRRAEILAGTPFAEWRSKHLPAPRIAAPRRSTEGGDGEQEPITLRNRCRNKEEGGATPADPSTTGTLRLRTRSGAPAEDTAQQPAAPMPRLFVLVDDFDALVAPALGSTGRPAAGSVVRALEAVARDGAELGVHLIAATGHPDRTAETATSERSGLRVQLGATTDPSEPVPTGRGRLHRAADGSSTPFQAGRVTGRIPRTSTLRPTVVPLEWQRMGDPPARRPLRELGNGPTDLALLASALQRAAQSSGASAAPPLL is encoded by the coding sequence ATGCAGATCCGGCTGACCGTCCTCGGGCCGCGCAGCGGCCACACCACACGGGCCTGCGATGTGCTGGTGACGGCCCCTGCCGGGACCGCGCTGGCGGCGGTGGCCGGCTCGCTCGCCGCCTCCGTGGCGGGCTCGGGTGCGGATGTCGGCGGTGCGGGCGGCGGCAGCGGCCCCGTCGTCCTGTATGCCGGGTCCGAGCGGCTCGATCCACAGCGCGCGGCGATCGGCGAGCCCCCGCTGATCGACGGCGCGGTGCTCTCCCTCCAGAGCCCGGGACCTGCTCCGGCCCACGGTCTGCCGCACGGCTCCGCGCGGCTCCGCATCATCTCCGGGCCCGATGCCGGCGGGGTGCATCTGCTGCACGGCGGACAGATCCGCATCGGCCGCTCCGCCGACGCGGACGTCCCCCTCGACGACCCCGATGTCTCACGGCTGCACTGCGCCGTGACGGTCGAACCGGACGGCTCGGTGTCCGTCGCCGACCTGCACTCCACGAACGGCACCGCCGTGGACGGCACCGACCTCGACGAACGGCCCGCACCCCTGCGGCCCGGCACCCTTCTCCGTATCGGCGAGTCCGCCCTGCGCCTGCAGTCCGCGCCCGGCGCCCCGGACCCCGCCCTGGCGACCGCACCGGACGGCGAGGGGCATCTGCGGATCACCCCGGGCACCGCGGACAGCGTCACGGCGGGACGGGCCGAGGAGTACCGGACAGACGGGGCGGCGGGCCCGCACGGGGCCACCGTCGCCACCGCCGGGGCCTATTCCGGAGCCGGTGCGTACGCCCAGGTGGCCGGCGGCGCGTCCGCCCCCCTGACGGCTCCCCCGCCCGCGCAGGCCCCGGCCGCGCCCGGACGGCGGGACACCCCCCTGCGCGGCACCCCGACCGGATACGGAGCAACGGCCTCCGGCGCACCGGCCCCCGGCCCCGGCTCGCCGCGCGCCGCCGGTACACCCTTCCCGGACGCCTCCACCGGCCATGTCTACGACCGCACCACCGACGACGGCACCCCGTCGGCCGGCTGGGGGCCCGGCGTCCGGGAACCGGCCGGCGGCTTCGCGGACGCCGCACAGCAGCGGACGCACGGCGGGCAGCAGGCACTGGTCCCGGCCGACGAGGTACCCCGTAAGGGCGGGCGGCGGGGCGGTATCGGGGCCTGGGCGCGCCGGCTGGCGGGCGGCCGGCCCGCCGTGGAGCGGCCGGACGAGGCCTTCGCGGCCGAGTACGCACCGGCCGGTGACCCCGCGGCGGCCCGCGCGAACGCCCCCGGCGGCGCCCGGAGCGCCGAAGGGCCCTCCGGGCCCGCCGCCGAGGAACGATGGCCGGATGCCGCCGCGATCCTGCTCACCGCGCTGGGCCCGGGGCCGCGGCTCTGGGAGCGCGGCCCGGACCACCCCGACGCGCTGACCGTCCGGCTGGGGACCGCCGCCCGCAGCGGCGGCCGCGCCGCGGTGCCGGTCACCGTCGAACTGCGCCGGGCGGGCTCCCTCGGCCTCGCCGGGCCGCGGGCGCGGCTGACCGGGCTGGCCCGCTGCGCCCTCGCCCAGCTCGCCGCCCTGCACTCCCCCGCCACCCTCGACATCGTGCTGATCAGCACGGACCGGGCGCGCCCGGCCGAGGAGCGGGTGGCGGACTGGTCCTGGCTCGGCTGGCTGCCGCAGGTCCGCCCGGACCGCGGCCAGGACTGCCGGCTGCTGCTCGCCTACGACACGGATCAGGCCCAGGCGCGGGCGACCGAGCTGGTGCGCCGGCTCGACGACGGCCCGCTGGGCCCCGGCTGGGCCGAGGCCGAGCGCGCCGAGATCGCCGCCGCCGCGGCCCGCCACCAGGGCCCGTACACCCTCGTGATCGTGGACGGCGACCCCGGAACCTCCGCGCTGCGCGAGACCACCGCCCGGCTGGCCGCGGCCGGTCCGGCGGCCGGTATCCATCTGCTGTGCCTGGCCGAGACCCCGGCCGCCTCCCCCGCCTTCCCGCTGGCCGCGACCTACGAAGCGGCCCGGAAGGCCTCGCCCGCCTTCGGGGAGTGCGGGGCGGTCGCGGTGCTCAGCGGCGATGTCGCCACGGCACTGCGCGTCGTCCAGCCGGGCTCGGGCCCCAACGGCACGGTCGCGACGGTGGACGCGGTCTCCGGCGCCTGGGCGGAGCGGTTCGCCCGGGCGCTGGCGCCGCTGCGCGAGACCGACCCGACGGCCACGGCCGGCGGTGGCGCGGCGATGCGGGCGGCCGTCCCGCTGCCCGATACGGCGCGGCTGCTGGACGAGTTGGGGCTGGCCCGCGCCACCCCGGCGTCCCTGATGGCCCGTTGGGCCGCCGCCCTGGACACCGACCGGCCCGGCGCCGCCGCGGTCCTCGGCGCCGGACCGCACGGCCCGCTGTGCGCCGACCTCGCCGCCGACGGCTCGCATCTCCTCCTGGAGGGCGCCGCGGCCACCGGCAAGACCGAGCTGCTGCGTTCACTGGCCGCCTCGCTCGCCGCCGCCGACCGCCCGGACCTGCTGTCGCTGGTGCTGGTCGACGGCGGCGGCAGCGAGCGCGGCGAGGGACTGCGGGTGTGCACCGACCTGCCGCATGTCACGACGTATCTCGCCGCCTCGGACCCGGTCCGGATGCGGGAGTTCGCCCAGGCGCTGTCCTCGGAGCTGAAGCGCCGGGCGGAGATACTCGCCGGCACCCCGTTCGCCGAGTGGCGCAGCAAGCATCTGCCGGCACCGCGGATCGCCGCACCACGACGCTCGACCGAGGGCGGTGACGGAGAGCAGGAACCAATCACTCTCCGTAATCGTTGCCGGAACAAGGAGGAAGGAGGCGCCACCCCGGCAGACCCGTCAACGACCGGCACCCTACGCCTCCGCACCCGAAGCGGAGCCCCCGCCGAGGACACCGCACAGCAGCCCGCGGCGCCCATGCCGCGACTGTTCGTCCTGGTCGACGACTTCGACGCACTCGTGGCGCCGGCGCTGGGCAGCACGGGCCGCCCGGCCGCCGGGTCCGTGGTACGCGCCCTGGAGGCGGTGGCCCGGGACGGGGCGGAGCTCGGGGTGCACCTCATAGCCGCCACCGGCCATCCGGACCGTACGGCGGAGACCGCGACCAGCGAACGGTCCGGTCTGCGCGTCCAGTTGGGCGCCACCACCGATCCGTCCGAGCCGGTACCCACGGGCCGCGGACGGCTCCACCGCGCGGCGGACGGCTCCTCGACACCGTTCCAGGCCGGCCGCGTCACGGGCCGGATACCCCGGACGTCCACCCTCCGGCCGACGGTCGTCCCGCTGGAGTGGCAGCGGATGGGCGACCCGCCGGCCCGGCGCCCGCTGCGCGAGCTAGGCAACGGCCCGACGGACCTGGCCCTGCTCGCCAGCGCACTGCAACGGGCCGCACAGTCCTCGGGGGCGTCGGCCGCCCCGCCGCTGCTGTGA
- a CDS encoding serine/threonine-protein kinase: MRPVGSKYLLEEPLGRGATGTVWRARQRETAGAEAAVAGEPGETVAIKVLKEELAHDADVVMRFLRERSVLLRLTHPNIVRTRDLVVEGDLLALVMDLVDGPDLHRYLRDSGPFSPVAAALLTAQIADALAASHADGVVHRDLKPANVLLAGSDGSSEMHPMLTDFGIARLADSPGLTRTHEFVGTPAYVAPESAEGRPQTSAVDIYGAGILLYELVTGRPPFAGSTALEVLHRHLSEEPQRPSTLPEPLWTVIERCLRKRPEERPGAESLARALRTVAAGIGVHARPAEAEAALGVAALLAPDPAPATVPGTGADGGQAAGGDADPTQVLPSGAGSYDPGAATSVLPSTGGPGGPGGPNGPAGQGDPTRAMPPMPMGAPAGGPQGPDGPHPWESQMRAARDRNEQTQVQYLDPSEDPLRRRPQRQAPQQPPQRPQQQYRQQPAPVPYAQQQPPQQQRQPQAPQRRQEPPPQRYEPQRPPAPEPRPRREPRQRSANPMKIPGLGCLKGCLFTLILLFVAAWLIWELTPLQEWIGTTRGFFAQIGEVYHSVESFVRGLSR; the protein is encoded by the coding sequence GTGCGGCCGGTAGGCAGCAAGTACCTGCTCGAGGAGCCGCTGGGACGCGGTGCCACGGGCACCGTCTGGCGTGCCCGCCAGCGGGAGACGGCGGGCGCCGAGGCCGCCGTGGCCGGAGAGCCCGGTGAGACGGTCGCGATCAAGGTCCTCAAGGAGGAGCTGGCGCACGACGCGGACGTGGTGATGCGGTTCCTGCGGGAGCGCTCCGTCCTGTTGCGGCTCACCCACCCGAACATCGTCCGTACCCGCGACCTCGTCGTCGAGGGCGATCTGCTCGCCCTGGTCATGGACCTGGTCGACGGCCCCGACCTGCACCGCTATCTGCGCGACAGCGGCCCCTTCAGCCCGGTGGCCGCCGCGCTGCTCACGGCCCAGATCGCCGACGCGCTGGCCGCCAGCCATGCCGACGGTGTGGTCCACCGCGACCTCAAGCCCGCCAACGTCCTGCTCGCGGGGTCGGACGGCAGCAGCGAGATGCACCCGATGCTGACCGACTTCGGCATCGCCCGGCTGGCCGACTCCCCGGGCCTGACTCGCACCCATGAGTTCGTCGGCACTCCCGCCTATGTGGCGCCGGAGTCCGCCGAGGGCCGTCCGCAGACCTCTGCCGTGGACATCTACGGCGCCGGCATCCTGCTGTACGAGCTGGTCACCGGCCGTCCGCCGTTCGCCGGGTCGACCGCCCTGGAGGTGCTGCACCGGCACCTCAGCGAGGAGCCGCAGCGCCCCAGCACGCTGCCCGAGCCGCTGTGGACGGTCATAGAGCGCTGTCTGCGCAAGCGGCCCGAGGAGCGGCCCGGCGCCGAGAGCCTCGCCCGTGCGCTGCGCACCGTCGCGGCCGGGATCGGGGTGCACGCCCGTCCCGCCGAGGCCGAGGCCGCGCTCGGTGTCGCCGCGCTGCTCGCCCCCGACCCCGCGCCCGCCACGGTTCCCGGTACGGGTGCCGACGGCGGCCAGGCCGCCGGAGGCGACGCCGACCCCACCCAGGTGCTTCCGTCGGGCGCCGGTTCGTACGACCCGGGCGCGGCGACCAGCGTGCTGCCCTCCACGGGCGGACCGGGCGGACCGGGCGGCCCGAACGGCCCCGCCGGGCAGGGCGATCCGACGCGGGCCATGCCGCCGATGCCCATGGGCGCACCGGCCGGAGGCCCGCAGGGGCCCGACGGTCCGCACCCGTGGGAGTCCCAGATGCGGGCCGCCCGCGACCGCAACGAGCAGACCCAGGTGCAGTACCTGGACCCCAGCGAGGACCCGCTGCGCCGCCGTCCGCAGCGCCAGGCCCCCCAGCAGCCGCCGCAGCGCCCGCAGCAGCAGTACCGCCAGCAGCCCGCTCCGGTGCCGTACGCCCAGCAGCAGCCGCCGCAACAGCAGCGGCAGCCGCAGGCGCCCCAGCGGCGCCAGGAGCCGCCGCCGCAGCGCTACGAGCCGCAGCGGCCGCCCGCGCCGGAGCCCCGGCCCCGGCGCGAGCCCCGTCAGCGCAGCGCCAACCCGATGAAGATCCCCGGCCTGGGCTGCCTCAAGGGCTGTCTGTTCACGCTGATACTCCTGTTCGTGGCCGCCTGGCTGATCTGGGAGCTGACCCCGCTCCAGGAGTGGATCGGCACGACGAGGGGCTTCTTCGCGCAGATCGGGGAGGTCTACCACAGCGTGGAGAGCTTCGTGCGGGGCCTCAGCAGGTGA
- a CDS encoding serine/threonine-protein kinase: MARKIGSRYTAHQILGRGSAGTVWLGEGPEGAVAIKLLREELASDQELVGRFVQERAALLGLDHPHVVGVRDLVVDGNDLALVMELVRGTDLRTRLERERRLAPEAAVAIAADVADGLAAAHAARIVHRDVKPENVLLDMQGPLGPGGAHPALLTDFGIARLVDSPRRTRATKVIGTPDYLAPEIIEGLPPRASVDVYALATVLYELLAGFTPFGGGHPGAVLRRHVTESVAPLPGIPDELWQLLLQCLAKAPASRLRAPELAARLRELLPGLAGIPPLDIDEPDDEDPEGEQEGAAGSREEAFYPSAAPAEATPPRGAVPLVQGAVPDSNRETHTSMRVPGPDELAGGAHGTARAPRAAGERRAGSARHRASPEAVRRRRIKLGAAAAAALVAAGLGGWLASGDDEQGDATPGVHQSEPDTP, from the coding sequence TTGGCACGGAAGATCGGCAGCCGGTACACCGCCCACCAGATCCTGGGACGCGGCAGTGCCGGCACGGTATGGCTGGGCGAGGGTCCCGAAGGGGCCGTGGCCATCAAGCTGTTGCGTGAGGAGCTCGCGTCCGACCAGGAGCTCGTCGGCCGCTTCGTACAGGAGCGGGCGGCCCTGCTGGGTCTGGACCATCCCCATGTCGTCGGCGTCCGCGATCTCGTCGTCGACGGCAATGACCTGGCGCTTGTCATGGAGCTCGTACGGGGCACCGACCTGCGCACCCGTCTGGAGCGGGAGCGCCGGCTGGCCCCGGAGGCCGCGGTCGCGATCGCCGCCGATGTGGCCGACGGGCTCGCCGCCGCGCACGCCGCCCGGATCGTGCACCGCGACGTCAAGCCCGAGAACGTCCTGCTGGACATGCAGGGCCCGCTCGGCCCCGGTGGCGCGCACCCCGCGCTGCTCACCGACTTCGGTATCGCCCGGCTTGTCGACTCCCCGCGCCGCACCAGGGCGACCAAGGTCATCGGCACCCCCGACTACCTCGCCCCGGAGATCATCGAGGGGCTGCCGCCGCGCGCCTCCGTGGACGTCTATGCGCTGGCGACCGTCCTGTACGAGCTGCTCGCCGGCTTCACGCCCTTCGGGGGCGGACACCCCGGGGCGGTGCTGCGCCGCCATGTGACGGAGAGCGTGGCGCCGCTGCCCGGTATCCCCGACGAGCTGTGGCAGCTGCTGCTGCAGTGCCTGGCCAAGGCGCCGGCCTCCCGGCTGCGCGCCCCGGAGCTCGCCGCCCGGCTGCGGGAGCTGCTGCCCGGCCTGGCGGGCATCCCGCCGCTGGACATCGACGAGCCGGACGACGAGGACCCGGAGGGCGAGCAGGAGGGCGCCGCCGGCTCCCGCGAGGAGGCGTTCTACCCGTCGGCGGCACCGGCCGAGGCCACTCCGCCGCGCGGCGCGGTCCCGCTGGTGCAGGGCGCGGTCCCCGACTCCAACCGGGAGACGCACACCAGCATGCGCGTCCCGGGCCCGGACGAGCTGGCGGGCGGCGCCCACGGCACCGCCCGGGCCCCGCGCGCCGCCGGTGAGCGCCGGGCGGGCTCGGCCCGGCACCGTGCGTCCCCGGAGGCGGTGCGCCGCCGCCGCATCAAGCTGGGGGCGGCCGCCGCCGCGGCGCTCGTGGCGGCCGGCCTGGGCGGCTGGCTGGCCTCGGGCGACGACGAGCAGGGCGACGCCACACCGGGCGTCCACCAGTCGGAACCGGACACGCCGTGA
- the prfB gene encoding peptide chain release factor 2, which yields MAVVDVSEELKSLSSTMGSIEAVLDLDKMRADVAVLEEQAAAPSLWDDPENAQKITSRLSYLQGQLRKAEDLRGRVDDLEVLFELAEAEDDEDARAEAEDELSAVRKAVDELEVRTLLSGEYDSREAVVNIRAEAGGVDAADFAEKLQRMYLRWAERHGYKTELYETSYAEEAGIKSTTFAVQVPYAYGTLSVEQGTHRLVRISPFDNQGRRQTSFAGVEVLPVVEQTDHIEIDESELRVDVYRSSGPGGQGVNTTDSAVRLTHIPTGIVVSCQNERSQIQNKATAMNVLQAKLLERRRQEEQAKMDALKGDGGNSWGNQMRSYVLHPYQMVKDLRTEFEVGNPTGVLDGDIDGFLEAGIRWRKQQEK from the coding sequence GTGGCAGTCGTCGATGTATCCGAAGAGCTGAAGTCCCTCTCCTCGACCATGGGGTCGATCGAGGCCGTCCTGGACCTCGACAAGATGAGGGCCGATGTCGCCGTGCTCGAGGAGCAGGCCGCGGCGCCGTCCCTGTGGGACGACCCGGAGAACGCACAGAAGATCACCAGTCGGCTGTCCTACCTCCAGGGCCAGCTGCGCAAGGCCGAGGACCTGCGTGGCCGGGTCGACGACCTTGAGGTGCTCTTCGAGCTCGCCGAGGCCGAGGACGACGAGGACGCCAGGGCGGAGGCCGAGGACGAGCTGTCCGCCGTCCGCAAGGCGGTCGACGAGCTGGAGGTCCGCACCCTCCTGTCCGGCGAGTACGACTCCCGTGAGGCGGTCGTCAACATCCGCGCCGAGGCCGGTGGCGTCGACGCCGCCGACTTCGCCGAGAAGCTGCAGCGCATGTATCTGCGCTGGGCCGAGCGGCACGGCTACAAGACCGAGCTCTACGAGACCTCGTACGCGGAAGAGGCCGGCATCAAGTCGACCACCTTCGCCGTGCAGGTGCCGTACGCCTACGGCACCCTCTCCGTCGAGCAGGGCACGCACCGCCTGGTGCGCATCTCGCCGTTCGACAACCAGGGCCGCCGCCAGACCTCGTTCGCGGGTGTCGAGGTGCTGCCCGTCGTCGAGCAGACCGACCACATCGAGATCGACGAGTCCGAGCTGCGGGTGGACGTCTACCGTTCGTCCGGCCCCGGCGGCCAGGGCGTCAACACCACCGACTCCGCGGTCCGGCTGACGCACATCCCCACCGGCATCGTGGTCTCCTGCCAGAACGAGCGCTCGCAGATCCAGAACAAGGCGACCGCGATGAACGTCCTCCAGGCCAAGCTCCTTGAGCGCCGCCGCCAGGAGGAGCAGGCCAAGATGGACGCGCTCAAGGGCGACGGCGGCAATTCCTGGGGCAACCAGATGCGTTCGTACGTCCTGCACCCGTACCAGATGGTCAAGGACCTGCGGACCGAGTTCGAGGTCGGCAACCCGACCGGTGTTCTGGACGGCGACATCGACGGCTTCCTGGAGGCCGGAATCCGCTGGCGCAAGCAGCAGGAGAAGTAA
- the ftsE gene encoding cell division ATP-binding protein FtsE → MIRFDNVSKTYPKQNRPALRDVSLEIERGEFVFLVGSSGSGKSTFLRLLLREERASHGHVHVLGKDLGKLSNWKVPQMRRQVGTVFQDFRLLPNKTVGENVAFALEVIGKPRGQIRKTVPEVLELVGLGGKEDRMPGELSGGEQQRVAIARAFVNRPMLLIADEPTGNLDPQTSVGIMKLLDRINRTGTTVVMATHDQQIVDQMRKRVMELEKGRLVRDQSRGVYGYQH, encoded by the coding sequence GTGATCCGATTCGACAACGTCTCCAAGACCTACCCGAAGCAGAACCGCCCTGCACTCAGGGATGTCTCCCTCGAGATCGAGCGCGGCGAGTTCGTCTTCCTGGTGGGCTCCTCGGGCTCCGGCAAGTCCACCTTCCTGCGGCTGCTGCTGCGCGAGGAGCGGGCGAGCCATGGCCACGTGCACGTTCTGGGCAAGGACCTCGGCAAGCTCTCCAACTGGAAGGTTCCGCAGATGCGGCGCCAGGTGGGGACGGTCTTCCAGGACTTCCGGCTGCTCCCCAACAAGACCGTGGGGGAGAACGTCGCCTTCGCCCTGGAGGTCATCGGCAAGCCGCGGGGCCAGATCCGCAAGACGGTTCCCGAGGTCCTCGAACTCGTCGGCCTCGGCGGCAAAGAGGACCGTATGCCGGGTGAACTCTCCGGTGGTGAGCAGCAGCGCGTCGCCATCGCGCGGGCGTTCGTCAACCGCCCGATGCTGCTCATCGCGGACGAGCCCACCGGCAACCTCGACCCGCAGACCTCGGTCGGCATCATGAAGCTGCTGGACCGGATCAACCGGACCGGTACGACGGTGGTCATGGCCACCCACGACCAGCAGATCGTCGACCAGATGCGCAAGCGGGTCATGGAACTAGAGAAGGGCCGGCTCGTACGCGACCAGTCGCGCGGCGTGTACGGCTACCAGCACTAA
- the ftsX gene encoding permease-like cell division protein FtsX, whose translation MRAQFVLSEIGVGLRRNLTMTFAVIVSVALSLGLFGASLLMRDQVSTMKGYWYDKVNVSIFFCNKNDAESGANCAKGAATQQQKNDIKAELDRLPIVQKVTYESSDQAYKHYKEQFGDTPVAGLVTPDQLPESYRVKLKDPTKFTVIKSAFSERPGVMEVQDQRDTVEPLFNLLNGMNIAALVVMGLMLVVALMLIVNTVRVSAFSRRRETGIMRLVGASSFYIQMPFILEAAIAGLLGAAFACVLIVGGKYILVNNWLAERIQVINFIGWDSVVAVLPLVLLIGLLMPALAAFFALRKYLKV comes from the coding sequence ATGCGCGCCCAGTTCGTCCTGTCGGAGATCGGCGTCGGTCTCCGCCGAAACCTCACGATGACATTCGCCGTCATCGTCTCCGTAGCCCTTTCGCTCGGCCTGTTCGGCGCCTCGCTGCTAATGCGCGACCAGGTCAGCACCATGAAGGGCTACTGGTACGACAAGGTCAACGTCTCCATCTTCTTCTGCAACAAGAACGACGCCGAAAGCGGTGCCAACTGCGCCAAGGGCGCGGCCACCCAGCAGCAGAAGAACGACATCAAGGCGGAGCTGGACCGGCTGCCGATCGTGCAGAAGGTGACGTACGAGTCCAGCGACCAGGCCTACAAGCACTACAAGGAGCAGTTCGGTGACACGCCCGTCGCCGGGCTGGTGACTCCCGACCAGCTTCCGGAGTCCTACCGCGTCAAGCTCAAGGACCCCACGAAGTTCACGGTCATCAAGTCGGCGTTCTCCGAGCGGCCCGGCGTCATGGAGGTACAGGACCAACGGGACACCGTTGAGCCGCTGTTCAACCTCCTCAACGGCATGAACATCGCCGCGCTGGTCGTGATGGGGCTGATGCTGGTCGTTGCGCTGATGCTGATCGTCAACACCGTGCGGGTGTCGGCGTTCAGCAGGCGGCGGGAGACCGGGATCATGCGGCTGGTGGGAGCGTCCAGCTTCTACATCCAGATGCCGTTCATCCTCGAAGCCGCCATCGCGGGCCTGCTCGGCGCCGCCTTCGCCTGTGTGCTGATCGTCGGCGGCAAGTACATCCTCGTCAACAACTGGCTGGCGGAGCGGATCCAGGTGATCAACTTCATCGGCTGGGACTCGGTGGTCGCGGTCCTCCCGCTGGTCCTCCTGATCGGGCTGCTGATGCCCGCGCTCGCCGCGTTCTTCGCGTTGCGCAAGTACCTCAAGGTGTGA